One stretch of Candidatus Margulisiibacteriota bacterium DNA includes these proteins:
- a CDS encoding YgiQ family radical SAM protein, which translates to MNSNFLPMSKSDLTDRGWDSVDIILVTGDAYVDHPSFAASILGRWLEKQGYKVGIIAQPDWRKDADFLKLGKPNLFFGVTAGNLDSLVANRTSDKKPRREDMYTPGGLAGKRPDRAVTVYCNALRKLFKNVPLVIGGIEASLRRISHYDYWSNSIRRSILFDTRADILVYGMGEKAIVQIAEKLRNQQPLVDIPNTSYISDFLPKGVGLELASYEEVLVDKNIFTKTHLDYHKFVAADKKTKVVQKCQNKYVVIEPASLLSTEEFDALFELPFARSAHPIYEEDIPAYGFVKDSVVSHRGCYGGCHFCALGIHQGKRILNRSMESVIKEVKNIIAEDNNFKGNILDLGGPTANMYSSECGAAEPCERASCLAPTPCKFLKLNQQKHLELIKKVNSLPSIKKVFINSGIRFDMALLDKEYAKAIIKDHVSGQMSIAPEHICDSVLALMNKPKNNKFEEFEKLFQEANKKNKKEQYLIPYFISAYPGSKLQDMYELAMYLRKKHIKVKQVQSFIPIPMTIASVMYYTEQDPATGNQLHVAKDEERLWQRALLQPWIKNNYNFLKKALMKIGKSKDLDYLARD; encoded by the coding sequence ATGAATTCAAATTTTCTACCAATGAGTAAGTCAGATTTAACCGACAGAGGCTGGGACAGTGTTGACATTATTCTTGTTACTGGTGATGCCTACGTTGACCATCCCTCCTTTGCCGCCTCAATCTTGGGTAGATGGCTAGAAAAACAAGGTTATAAGGTTGGAATTATTGCTCAGCCTGATTGGCGCAAGGATGCTGATTTTTTAAAATTGGGTAAACCAAATTTATTTTTTGGAGTCACTGCGGGTAATTTGGATTCTCTTGTAGCAAACAGAACTTCTGACAAAAAACCTCGAAGAGAAGACATGTATACGCCTGGTGGTCTTGCAGGAAAAAGGCCGGATAGAGCAGTAACCGTTTATTGTAATGCCTTAAGAAAACTTTTTAAGAATGTTCCCTTAGTGATTGGTGGAATAGAAGCTAGTTTAAGAAGAATTTCTCATTATGATTATTGGTCCAATAGTATTCGTAGATCAATCTTATTTGATACTAGAGCAGATATTTTGGTTTATGGAATGGGCGAAAAAGCTATTGTCCAAATAGCAGAAAAATTAAGGAACCAACAACCTTTAGTAGATATTCCAAACACTTCTTATATTAGTGATTTTTTGCCTAAGGGAGTAGGCTTAGAGTTAGCCAGTTATGAAGAAGTATTAGTGGATAAAAATATATTTACTAAAACACATCTTGATTATCATAAATTTGTAGCAGCCGATAAGAAAACAAAAGTAGTCCAGAAATGTCAAAACAAATATGTAGTTATTGAGCCAGCTAGTCTGTTGTCTACAGAAGAGTTTGATGCGTTATTTGAACTGCCCTTTGCCAGAAGTGCACATCCAATATACGAAGAGGATATTCCTGCCTATGGTTTTGTTAAAGATTCGGTTGTCTCACATCGTGGTTGCTATGGTGGTTGTCATTTTTGTGCTTTAGGGATTCACCAAGGCAAGCGAATATTGAATAGGTCGATGGAATCAGTAATAAAAGAAGTAAAAAATATTATTGCAGAAGATAATAATTTTAAAGGAAATATTTTAGACCTTGGGGGACCAACTGCTAATATGTATTCAAGTGAGTGTGGCGCAGCTGAACCTTGTGAAAGAGCCAGTTGTTTAGCTCCAACGCCTTGTAAATTTCTCAAATTAAATCAACAAAAACATTTAGAGTTAATTAAAAAAGTAAATTCACTTCCCAGTATCAAAAAAGTTTTCATTAATTCTGGAATAAGGTTCGACATGGCTTTGCTAGATAAGGAATATGCCAAAGCAATTATAAAAGACCATGTAAGCGGTCAAATGAGTATCGCTCCAGAACATATTTGTGATAGTGTTTTAGCGCTAATGAACAAGCCTAAAAACAATAAATTTGAAGAATTCGAGAAACTATTCCAGGAAGCTAATAAGAAAAATAAAAAAGAACAATACCTGATTCCATATTTTATTTCTGCGTATCCGGGAAGCAAACTTCAAGACATGTACGAGTTGGCAATGTATTTGAGAAAGAAGCACATTAAAGTTAAACAAGTTCAAAGTTTTATTCCAATCCCCATGACCATAGCCTCGGTAATGTATTACACCGAGCAAGATCCAGCTACTGGCAATCAGCTCCATGTAGCCAAAGACGAAGAACGGCTTTGGCAAAGAGCTTTGCTCCAGCCGTGGATTAAAAATAATTATAATTTTCTGAAGAAAGCGTTGATGAAAATAGGTAAGAGTAAAGACCTCGATTATCTTGCCAGAGACTAG
- a CDS encoding class I SAM-dependent methyltransferase, translating to MDIESLSNGILKNKKQLAKWSRKNEVTCFRVYDKDIPEFPIIVDWYDGDVVVWFFKRTIDETHDRERAYCKLVSDQILKTFEINNNQLFVKKRYRQTTQYERMSKEGYVKTVREQGLKFEVNLSDYLDTGLFLDHRNTRAMVKEKSQDKSVLNLFSYTGAFTCYAIAGGASRTTTVDLSTQYTDWTKRNLQLNKFDETDHQVLAQDCLYYLENNKDMFDIIVCDPPTFSNSKKMKDNSFEVERDQVRLLNLCYNKLNKGGIIYFSNNFRKFELEENRILNYFEVKDISSQTIPLDFRNKRIHQCWLMTKR from the coding sequence ATGGATATTGAAAGTCTTTCCAATGGAATATTAAAGAATAAAAAGCAGTTGGCTAAATGGTCACGCAAAAATGAAGTTACTTGTTTCCGTGTTTATGATAAAGACATTCCTGAGTTTCCGATTATTGTTGATTGGTATGATGGAGACGTAGTTGTTTGGTTTTTTAAACGTACGATTGACGAGACACATGATCGAGAAAGAGCCTATTGTAAGTTAGTTTCAGACCAGATTTTAAAAACTTTTGAAATAAACAACAATCAATTGTTTGTGAAGAAACGTTATCGGCAGACAACTCAATATGAAAGAATGAGTAAAGAAGGATACGTGAAGACTGTCAGGGAACAAGGGCTAAAGTTTGAGGTTAATTTGAGTGATTATTTGGATACTGGGCTTTTTTTGGATCACCGCAATACGCGTGCGATGGTTAAGGAGAAGTCTCAGGATAAGTCTGTTTTGAATCTGTTTTCTTACACTGGAGCGTTTACTTGTTATGCCATCGCTGGTGGTGCTAGCCGGACAACCACTGTGGATTTAAGTACACAATACACAGATTGGACTAAACGAAATTTGCAATTAAATAAATTTGATGAAACTGATCATCAGGTTTTAGCTCAAGATTGTTTATATTATTTAGAGAACAATAAAGATATGTTTGATATTATTGTCTGTGATCCCCCAACCTTTAGTAATTCTAAGAAAATGAAGGATAATTCTTTTGAAGTGGAAAGAGATCAAGTTAGATTGCTTAACCTTTGTTACAATAAATTAAATAAAGGCGGAATAATTTATTTTAGTAACAATTTCAGAAAGTTTGAGTTAGAAGAGAATAGAATTTTAAACTACTTTGAGGTGAAGGATATCTCTAGTCAAACAATTCCTCTTGATTTTAGAAACAAAAGAATACATCAATGTTGGTTAATGACTAAACGTTGA
- a CDS encoding DEAD/DEAH box helicase translates to MKFEEFNLNPMILSELVKKGYESPTPIQEQTIPIILQGKDVMGLAQTGTGKTAAFALPILHRIAQSNVKGKVRALIIAPTRELVEQINDAIIEFGKRLGISSMVIYGGVGYAKQEAQLKKGVDIIVACPGRLLDHLDSRKIDLYHLETLVLDEADHMFDMGFLPTIRKILKFASQRKQTLLFSATMPSDIQALASETLNNPVKVAIKVHEKLSTINHAIYPVPQHLKTGLLFELIKQTDAKSILIFTRTKHRAKDLDKKLQQKGYKATSLQGNLSQNRRQEALEGFRKGTYQIMVATDIAARGIDVSLVSHVINYDIPGTPEAYTHRIGRTGRAERTGDAFTFVSDEDMSMVKLIERKLGETIERKKVETFNYKEIKHVTDVPVVRRPFKKSGYRGRRD, encoded by the coding sequence ATGAAGTTTGAAGAGTTTAATTTAAATCCAATGATTTTGTCAGAATTAGTGAAAAAGGGTTATGAATCACCAACACCAATTCAAGAACAAACTATCCCAATTATTTTGCAAGGCAAAGACGTTATGGGGCTAGCTCAGACAGGAACAGGCAAAACAGCTGCTTTTGCTTTGCCAATTTTGCACCGCATTGCCCAATCTAATGTCAAAGGAAAAGTTAGAGCGCTGATTATTGCTCCCACCAGAGAGTTAGTAGAACAAATTAATGATGCAATAATTGAATTTGGCAAAAGACTAGGTATCTCAAGCATGGTCATTTATGGTGGAGTTGGTTACGCTAAGCAAGAAGCTCAACTTAAAAAAGGGGTGGATATTATTGTCGCCTGTCCAGGCAGACTGTTAGACCACTTAGATTCGCGCAAAATAGATCTTTATCATTTAGAGACCTTGGTGCTCGATGAAGCAGACCATATGTTCGATATGGGCTTTTTGCCAACCATTAGAAAGATCCTGAAGTTTGCCTCGCAGCGCAAACAGACCTTGTTGTTTTCTGCGACAATGCCCAGCGATATCCAGGCATTAGCCAGCGAAACGCTCAACAATCCAGTCAAGGTAGCGATAAAAGTCCATGAGAAGCTAAGCACTATTAACCATGCAATTTATCCAGTACCACAACATTTAAAAACAGGATTATTGTTTGAGCTAATTAAGCAAACGGATGCTAAGTCCATTTTAATTTTCACTAGAACCAAACACCGAGCTAAGGATTTAGATAAAAAATTACAACAAAAAGGCTATAAAGCTACTTCCTTGCAAGGCAATTTGAGTCAAAATAGAAGACAAGAAGCCTTAGAAGGTTTCCGTAAGGGAACATATCAAATAATGGTAGCAACTGATATTGCGGCTAGAGGCATTGACGTATCTTTAGTTTCACATGTAATTAATTATGATATTCCGGGAACTCCGGAAGCGTACACTCATCGAATAGGGCGAACAGGCAGGGCAGAACGTACTGGTGATGCCTTTACTTTTGTTTCTGACGAAGATATGTCTATGGTAAAACTGATTGAAAGAAAATTAGGCGAAACAATCGAGCGAAAAAAAGTAGAGACATTTAATTATAAAGAAATAAAACATGTTACCGATGTGCCAGTAGTGCGTCGACCATTTAAGAAGAGTGGTTATAGAGGACGTAGAGACTAG
- a CDS encoding DUF4914 family protein, with the protein MTNAWNDWNIEDEIKDILNAAPSVTIAESREELFKLATNGGQDSFDVEYELLDGSKIVEAQVVKCKNGLAINYPDKNMRRRDPDCMVVGDNKVTDKAKYKDVFNKDFAPIRTETFDWLKKQELLIAGIYIGGEQTGLTGMIIAPANAGFFVGGLADLQGFIDLNKIDNSFNPDSILYLAPPFRHTHYNGKQIVVHNRKKKVHEIFSYNLYPGPSAKKGIYGVLLQKGEEEDWLTLHASTVQVVTPYENITTFLHEGASGSGKSEMLEHPHREDDGRLLLGKNKISDKTFYVTINQTCGLKPVTDDMALVDNKKSIKEKKLVVTDAENAWFLRVNHIGHYGTDPYLEKITIHPAEPLLFINIQGAPNSTILLWEHIQDAPGKACPNPRVILPRKLMPSIVNTPAEVDFRSFGIRTPLCSEKNPSYGIVGMFHILPPALAWLWRLVSPRGYANPSILDEEGLSSEGVGSYWPFATGKYVNHANLLLKQIMNTPNTKYLLFPNQHIGSWEVRFMPQWISREYFARRGAARFTKEQLKPARCPLLGYTPTRVVVEGVQIPEYFFNVEHQHEVGVEAYDYGKEQLYKFFEKTLKEYLVPELDPLGKKIIECCLERGSVAEMAGLISFNKRD; encoded by the coding sequence ATGACTAACGCTTGGAACGACTGGAATATAGAAGATGAGATTAAAGATATATTAAATGCTGCACCTTCCGTAACTATTGCAGAAAGCCGTGAAGAACTTTTTAAACTAGCAACTAACGGTGGACAAGATTCCTTTGATGTTGAATATGAACTGCTTGATGGTAGTAAGATAGTAGAAGCGCAGGTTGTAAAATGTAAAAACGGTCTAGCCATTAACTATCCTGACAAAAATATGCGGAGAAGAGACCCTGACTGCATGGTGGTTGGCGACAATAAAGTTACGGATAAAGCTAAATACAAAGATGTCTTTAATAAAGACTTTGCTCCAATAAGGACAGAGACTTTTGACTGGTTAAAGAAACAAGAATTGCTGATTGCAGGGATTTACATTGGTGGAGAACAAACTGGATTAACAGGAATGATTATTGCTCCTGCTAATGCTGGATTCTTTGTTGGTGGACTAGCTGATTTGCAAGGATTTATTGATTTAAATAAAATTGACAATTCATTTAATCCTGACTCTATACTATATTTAGCCCCTCCATTTAGACACACACACTACAATGGCAAACAAATTGTTGTGCATAACCGTAAAAAAAAGGTTCATGAAATATTCTCCTATAATTTATATCCAGGTCCTAGCGCAAAAAAAGGCATTTATGGTGTCTTGCTACAAAAAGGTGAAGAAGAAGACTGGTTAACTTTACACGCTTCCACTGTGCAGGTAGTAACGCCTTATGAAAACATCACTACTTTTCTGCATGAAGGTGCTAGTGGTAGTGGGAAAAGTGAAATGCTTGAACACCCACATCGTGAAGATGATGGAAGGCTACTACTTGGTAAAAATAAAATTTCTGATAAAACTTTTTATGTCACAATTAACCAAACATGTGGTCTTAAGCCTGTGACTGATGATATGGCTCTAGTTGACAATAAAAAAAGCATTAAAGAAAAAAAGTTAGTTGTAACCGATGCAGAAAACGCTTGGTTTTTACGAGTTAACCACATTGGTCATTATGGAACTGACCCTTATTTAGAGAAAATCACAATACACCCAGCCGAGCCTCTTCTTTTCATAAATATTCAGGGAGCTCCTAACTCAACGATTCTTCTCTGGGAACATATTCAAGATGCACCAGGAAAAGCTTGTCCCAATCCACGAGTGATTCTCCCTAGAAAATTAATGCCTTCAATTGTAAACACACCTGCAGAAGTAGACTTCAGAAGTTTTGGTATCAGAACTCCACTTTGTAGTGAAAAAAATCCTAGTTATGGGATAGTTGGAATGTTTCATATCTTACCACCAGCACTTGCTTGGTTGTGGCGTCTTGTTTCTCCTAGAGGGTATGCAAACCCAAGCATTCTTGACGAAGAAGGTCTTTCCAGTGAAGGAGTTGGTTCTTACTGGCCTTTTGCTACTGGCAAATATGTTAATCACGCCAATTTGTTATTAAAACAAATCATGAACACTCCAAACACAAAATACCTACTTTTCCCCAATCAACACATTGGAAGCTGGGAAGTCAGATTTATGCCACAATGGATTTCTCGAGAATATTTTGCAAGAAGAGGTGCCGCTAGATTCACAAAAGAACAACTCAAGCCTGCCCGCTGCCCACTTTTGGGTTACACGCCTACAAGAGTGGTTGTAGAAGGTGTACAAATTCCTGAATACTTTTTTAATGTCGAACATCAGCATGAAGTTGGAGTAGAAGCTTATGATTACGGCAAAGAGCAGCTTTATAAGTTTTTCGAAAAAACACTTAAGGAATATTTAGTCCCGGAACTAGACCCATTAGGTAAAAAAATTATTGAATGTTGCCTTGAACGAGGTAGTGTTGCCGAAATGGCTGGCTTAATATCTTTTAATAAAAGAGATTAA
- a CDS encoding class I SAM-dependent RNA methyltransferase has product MELTLIATTTMGLEKELSYELNKLGYTEQKIDNGRIEFTGELEAICRTNLWLRTAGRVMLKVGAFNAETFDELFEKTKALPWGEFIGKNDAFPVSKITAKNATLFSKSDSQAIVKKAIAESLKEYHKTNILSETGSMFEIRVQNEKNSIIMSIDTSGSGLHKRGYRENMNEAPLKETLAAGLVMLSRWKPDKETLLDPMCGTATILIEAGMIAKNIAPGLKRSFVSESWSFIPKELWVKTREEAESSIKNDVEYNIYGSDLDWKALKIARENIKLAGLDDIYIQNQPLKEARSRFNVGKIITNPPYGARLDTPEEAEVLYAEMGRVFRENFPTWDYYVLCPHEQLDKITKLHSAKRRKLYNGGIKCHYYMYY; this is encoded by the coding sequence ATGGAATTAACACTTATCGCTACTACAACCATGGGTTTAGAAAAAGAACTTTCTTATGAGCTAAATAAACTAGGTTATACTGAGCAAAAAATTGATAATGGACGCATTGAATTTACTGGCGAATTAGAAGCAATCTGTAGAACCAACCTCTGGCTTCGAACTGCTGGCAGAGTAATGTTAAAAGTTGGTGCATTTAATGCTGAAACTTTTGATGAATTATTTGAAAAAACAAAAGCTCTTCCTTGGGGTGAATTTATTGGCAAAAACGATGCCTTTCCTGTAAGTAAAATTACAGCCAAAAATGCAACTCTGTTTAGTAAGTCAGACAGCCAAGCTATTGTTAAGAAAGCCATTGCCGAAAGTTTAAAAGAATATCATAAAACAAATATTCTCTCAGAAACAGGTTCTATGTTCGAAATAAGAGTTCAAAATGAAAAAAACTCAATCATAATGAGTATCGACACAAGTGGCTCTGGCCTTCACAAAAGAGGCTATCGAGAAAACATGAACGAAGCACCACTTAAGGAAACCTTGGCAGCAGGACTGGTCATGTTAAGTAGATGGAAACCTGACAAAGAAACCCTACTCGACCCAATGTGTGGAACAGCTACCATCTTAATAGAAGCTGGAATGATTGCTAAAAACATTGCACCTGGATTAAAACGATCGTTTGTCTCAGAATCATGGTCATTTATACCAAAAGAGCTTTGGGTAAAAACAAGAGAAGAAGCAGAATCCTCAATCAAAAATGATGTGGAATATAATATCTATGGTTCAGACCTTGATTGGAAAGCATTAAAAATAGCTAGAGAAAACATTAAACTCGCTGGACTAGATGATATTTATATACAGAACCAACCACTAAAAGAAGCTCGTTCCAGATTTAATGTAGGCAAAATAATAACAAACCCACCATATGGTGCACGCTTAGATACTCCCGAAGAAGCAGAAGTTCTCTATGCAGAAATGGGCCGAGTATTTAGAGAAAACTTTCCTACTTGGGACTATTATGTTCTTTGTCCACATGAACAGTTAGACAAAATAACGAAACTTCATTCTGCTAAACGTAGAAAACTATATAATGGTGGGATAAAATGCCATTATTATATGTACTACTAA
- a CDS encoding ABC-F family ATP-binding cassette domain-containing protein, translating into MITVNKLSLAYGAQVLFNEASFNVNAKERIGLVGRNGSGKTTLFNLLCNKQSTTNGVVSIPKNYRIGYVQQHLAFSAHTVIEEGCLGLPVGHEDDVWKVEKILFGLGFTEEDLYKDPKIFSGGYQVRLNLAKVLVSEPDLLLLDEPTNYLDIVSIRWMERFLISWPNELIIITHDRTFMDSVTTHTMIIHRQKIKKSEGDTAKLYEQIALEEETYERTRAKDEKQRKEMEDFITRFRAKARLAGMAQSRVKALNRMTEMSKLDRIKTLEFSFTEADFPAKVVMSTDNISFAYPHKEQLINDFSITISKEDRICIVGKNGKGKTTLLKLLSGELKPIAGEVYHHPSVQMGVFGQTNIDRLNSTKTIEAELVASTGESNLKIIRSVCGAMMFSGDLATKSTKVLSGGEKSRVLLGKILLTPSNFLLLDEPTNHLDMDSCDSLIEAINTFSGAVLVVTHNELFLNNIANRLIVFSEEGIDVFEGTYAEFLETVGWQNEIGVSKKKKKQKPEKEVRKQQMELNKEEKAQTRVVENEIKKTEKRIELLEKEISDNNQKIAEAAVVNNAKTLADLSKENHDFQLKLDDQYAILEREMAKL; encoded by the coding sequence ATGATTACAGTAAATAAATTAAGTTTAGCCTATGGTGCGCAAGTTTTATTCAATGAAGCTAGTTTTAATGTTAATGCCAAAGAGCGCATTGGTTTAGTAGGTAGAAATGGTAGTGGAAAGACTACCTTGTTTAACCTTCTATGTAATAAACAATCTACTACCAATGGTGTTGTTTCTATTCCTAAGAATTATCGAATAGGTTATGTGCAACAACATTTAGCATTTAGTGCTCATACTGTTATTGAGGAAGGATGCTTAGGTTTACCAGTTGGACATGAGGATGATGTTTGGAAAGTAGAGAAGATCTTATTTGGTCTGGGCTTTACTGAGGAAGATTTATACAAAGACCCCAAAATATTCTCTGGTGGTTATCAGGTAAGACTTAATTTGGCTAAAGTGCTTGTTTCTGAGCCTGATTTATTGTTATTGGATGAACCGACTAACTATTTGGATATCGTTTCCATTCGTTGGATGGAACGTTTTTTAATAAGCTGGCCCAACGAACTAATAATCATTACTCATGATAGAACCTTTATGGATAGTGTAACCACTCATACGATGATTATTCATCGTCAAAAAATTAAAAAAAGTGAGGGTGACACTGCTAAGTTGTATGAGCAAATAGCCCTAGAAGAAGAAACTTATGAAAGAACAAGAGCTAAGGATGAAAAACAACGTAAAGAGATGGAAGATTTTATTACTAGATTTCGGGCTAAAGCTAGGCTCGCAGGCATGGCTCAATCTAGAGTTAAAGCACTTAATAGAATGACTGAAATGTCTAAGTTAGACAGGATTAAAACACTTGAATTTAGTTTTACAGAAGCTGACTTTCCTGCCAAAGTCGTTATGAGTACGGATAATATATCATTCGCTTACCCACACAAAGAACAATTAATTAATGATTTTTCTATCACTATTTCCAAAGAAGATAGGATTTGTATTGTTGGTAAAAACGGAAAAGGCAAGACGACTTTGTTAAAGCTTCTTAGTGGGGAGCTAAAACCAATAGCTGGTGAAGTTTATCATCACCCAAGTGTACAGATGGGTGTTTTTGGTCAAACTAATATTGATAGACTAAATTCAACTAAAACTATCGAAGCCGAACTAGTGGCTTCAACAGGTGAAAGTAATCTGAAGATTATCAGAAGCGTCTGTGGAGCGATGATGTTTTCTGGTGACTTAGCAACAAAAAGCACTAAGGTCTTATCTGGCGGCGAAAAAAGCCGTGTGTTGCTAGGTAAAATATTATTAACTCCCTCTAATTTTTTGCTTTTGGATGAACCTACCAACCATTTAGACATGGATTCCTGCGATTCTTTGATTGAAGCAATTAATACTTTTTCAGGAGCTGTGTTAGTTGTAACCCACAATGAGTTGTTTTTAAATAATATCGCTAATCGTTTAATTGTCTTTAGTGAAGAGGGGATAGATGTTTTCGAAGGCACATATGCTGAGTTTTTAGAAACAGTTGGTTGGCAGAACGAAATAGGTGTAAGCAAGAAGAAGAAAAAGCAAAAGCCTGAAAAAGAAGTGCGTAAGCAACAAATGGAGTTAAATAAAGAAGAAAAAGCTCAGACTAGAGTTGTCGAGAATGAGATAAAGAAAACAGAAAAGCGCATTGAATTACTAGAAAAAGAGATTTCTGACAATAACCAGAAGATAGCTGAAGCAGCTGTTGTAAATAATGCTAAAACTTTAGCTGATTTATCTAAAGAAAACCATGACTTTCAATTAAAGTTGGATGATCAATATGCTATTTTGGAACGTGAGATGGCTAAGCTTTAA
- a CDS encoding radical SAM protein produces MTVLLIQIPYWSTEPEKHAIKCIVMPSLGMGYLASTLIYNNIKTTIIDLNVESEQILFEQLETQQPQIIGISCYTFNSSQLKRLIPKIKNTLPIAKIIVGGVYASYDYRFLLKTHAIDFIVRFEGEHAFLSLCQEILSQSNKFRSLNNLAYIEDYELVTTKIAEPISDLDKIPFPQLDANKYPTKEIPIITSRGCAFHCIYCSSSAFWGAAMRYRSLTNVRIEIQKYKQSGYKIFNILDDNFNLNKTRLKEFCKIASEEKINWKTNCCVSAFEAGMVESMIASGCIGLSIGVESADEDVQKKTGKLVDLQQAENIVKKANQLGIKVVCGFILFHYCDTSQSLQKTIDFAKKLTSLGAIVRYTINTPFHGTYQYQHRYELGIKIIDENYEHYNLQQAVINTKNFKNDYMDELRLTLNNDVIDINFLESFMKKNNITDSTQITTEMLQQIIKGALK; encoded by the coding sequence ATGACTGTATTACTAATACAAATACCTTATTGGAGCACTGAACCAGAAAAACACGCAATTAAATGTATAGTCATGCCCAGCCTTGGAATGGGGTATTTAGCATCTACCCTTATTTATAACAACATTAAAACAACAATTATTGATCTTAATGTTGAATCTGAACAAATTCTCTTCGAACAACTAGAAACACAACAACCCCAAATAATAGGAATCAGCTGCTACACGTTTAATTCATCTCAATTAAAAAGACTAATTCCTAAAATTAAAAACACTCTACCAATAGCTAAAATAATCGTTGGTGGAGTATACGCTAGCTACGATTATAGATTTCTTCTCAAGACACATGCAATTGATTTTATTGTAAGATTTGAAGGAGAACATGCTTTTCTCTCTCTTTGCCAGGAAATATTAAGCCAGTCAAACAAGTTTAGATCTCTAAATAATCTTGCGTATATTGAAGATTACGAGTTAGTGACAACAAAAATTGCTGAACCAATTAGCGATTTAGATAAAATACCCTTTCCACAGCTTGATGCTAACAAATATCCAACTAAAGAAATACCAATTATAACTAGCAGAGGCTGTGCCTTTCACTGTATTTATTGTTCTTCTTCAGCTTTTTGGGGAGCAGCAATGCGTTATCGCAGTTTAACAAATGTTAGAATTGAAATACAAAAATATAAACAATCAGGATATAAGATTTTTAACATTCTCGATGATAACTTTAATTTAAATAAAACTCGTTTAAAAGAATTTTGTAAAATAGCTAGCGAAGAAAAAATTAATTGGAAAACAAATTGTTGCGTGTCGGCGTTTGAAGCTGGTATGGTTGAGTCAATGATAGCTTCAGGATGTATTGGGTTAAGTATTGGAGTCGAGTCTGCCGATGAAGACGTTCAAAAAAAGACGGGAAAACTAGTAGACTTGCAACAAGCAGAAAATATAGTAAAAAAGGCAAACCAACTTGGAATAAAGGTTGTTTGTGGATTTATTCTGTTTCATTATTGTGACACGTCACAATCATTACAAAAAACTATTGATTTTGCTAAAAAACTTACATCGTTAGGGGCAATCGTTAGGTACACAATTAACACACCTTTTCATGGTACTTATCAGTATCAACATCGTTATGAATTAGGAATTAAAATTATTGATGAAAATTACGAACATTACAATTTACAACAAGCAGTAATTAATACAAAAAACTTTAAAAATGATTACATGGATGAATTACGGTTAACCTTAAACAACGACGTAATAGACATAAACTTTCTTGAAAGCTTTATGAAAAAAAACAATATAACAGATTCAACGCAAATTACAACAGAAATGCTTCAACAAATAATTAAAGGTGCTTTAAAGTAA
- a CDS encoding SWIB/MDM2 domain-containing protein: MAEVGLSKPVKLKADLAAFCGAKELPRTAITQKLWDYIKANKLQAKTENGKAEGAGKYIVADAKLLKLFNNTNVKSKSSGKVTNFTGLKAGQTISMLQLASVVGANIE; this comes from the coding sequence ATGGCAGAAGTAGGATTAAGTAAACCAGTAAAATTAAAGGCTGATCTAGCAGCATTTTGTGGAGCAAAAGAGCTTCCAAGAACTGCAATCACACAGAAACTATGGGACTACATCAAAGCAAACAAACTTCAAGCAAAGACAGAAAATGGTAAAGCAGAAGGCGCTGGAAAGTATATCGTTGCAGATGCAAAACTATTAAAGCTTTTCAACAACACAAACGTAAAAAGCAAATCATCAGGCAAAGTAACTAATTTTACAGGTCTAAAGGCTGGTCAAACAATCAGCATGCTTCAACTAGCTTCAGTAGTTGGCGCAAACATAGAATAA